A segment of the Flavobacterium azooxidireducens genome:
CGGAGTGGGCAAGTTATAGAGTTTAAAAAAGCGTTCGATAATGGCTTCGTCCATTTTTTCGTTGGCTTGATGAATGAGGATTTTTTTAACGTCGTGTATCGAAATTCCACTTTCGTCTAAGCATTCTTTCATGGCTTTTGGTACTTGACTTAATGCAAATTCATATATTTTTCGACCGTGCATTTTGATGTATCGGACATCCGGATCGTGGGTTTTGTTGAACGAATCACCAAAAAAGAGGTAATAGGCTTCGTCGTAGGTGAACGTTGCGGTAGTGTGAGTTAGAATTCCACCTTCTTCATTGGTGGTTTCCAAGATGGTTGCTCCTGCACCATCGGAATAGATCATGCTGTCGCGGTCGTGTCTGTCGACAACACGCGAAAGGGTTTCGGCACCAATCACAAGGCATTTTTTTGCCATTCCGGCTTTGATGAATGCTTGTGCTTGAATGATTCCTTCTATCCAACCCGGGCAACCAAAAAGCACGTCGTAGGCCACGCATTTTGGGTTTTTAATTCGCAAACTGTGCTTTACGCGTGAAGCTAAACTAGGTAACAAATCGGCTTGAATAGCTCCTTTTTTTACATCACCAAAGTTATGGGCAAAAATGATGTAATCTAAGGTTTCCGGGTCAATTTTAGCATCTTCAATTGCTTTTTTAGCGGCTATGAATGCGATGTCTGACGTTAATAAATCATCGGTAACATATCGTCTTTCTTGTATTCCGGTGATTTCTAAGAATTTTTCTGCGACAACTTCGTTGGGTTG
Coding sequences within it:
- a CDS encoding 3-oxoacyl-ACP synthase III family protein yields the protein MNIKITGSGSYIPTETVTNLDFAQHQFLNSDGTPFSQPNEVVAEKFLEITGIQERRYVTDDLLTSDIAFIAAKKAIEDAKIDPETLDYIIFAHNFGDVKKGAIQADLLPSLASRVKHSLRIKNPKCVAYDVLFGCPGWIEGIIQAQAFIKAGMAKKCLVIGAETLSRVVDRHDRDSMIYSDGAGATILETTNEEGGILTHTTATFTYDEAYYLFFGDSFNKTHDPDVRYIKMHGRKIYEFALSQVPKAMKECLDESGISIHDVKKILIHQANEKMDEAIIERFFKLYNLPTPENIMPMSIHHLGNSSVATIPTLYDLLMKGQLENQSVNKGDIVIFASVGSGMNINAFVYRM